In Piscirickettsia litoralis, one DNA window encodes the following:
- a CDS encoding AAA family ATPase: MILQLFSTKGGVSKTTIAINLAAEYLRQGFSVALVDGDRQGSAHTWSQRREQLDVKQPHSIQKTGRINKTLAELNEQYDFVIVDTGGFDSQEMRTGLMVADIGIIPFRPSQMDLDVIPRLYELIEGAKDFNDGLQVYGLLSLAPTNVLNTEIKNAKQKLADYPEIEMINTIIRDRKSFRDSIEYGASVIEMDDQKAKAEIQILASMIQKTMETA; this comes from the coding sequence ATGATACTTCAGCTTTTCAGCACTAAGGGTGGTGTCTCCAAAACAACTATTGCTATTAATTTAGCAGCAGAGTATCTAAGGCAAGGCTTTTCAGTTGCTTTAGTCGATGGTGATCGACAAGGTTCTGCCCATACTTGGTCCCAACGCAGAGAACAGCTAGATGTAAAACAACCACACTCCATCCAAAAAACCGGACGCATAAATAAAACGCTAGCTGAACTGAACGAACAATACGACTTTGTCATAGTAGATACGGGAGGCTTCGATAGCCAAGAAATGCGTACAGGACTTATGGTCGCTGATATAGGCATAATTCCTTTCAGACCTTCACAAATGGACTTAGACGTTATCCCAAGGCTGTACGAATTAATTGAAGGAGCTAAGGACTTTAATGATGGTCTGCAAGTGTATGGTCTTCTATCCCTTGCTCCCACAAACGTATTAAACACCGAAATTAAAAATGCTAAACAAAAGCTAGCTGATTATCCAGAAATAGAAATGATTAACACAATCATTAGAGACAGAAAATCTTTTAGAGATTCAATTGAATACGGAGCAAGTGTTATAGAAATGGATGATCAGA